In Desulfonatronovibrio magnus, a single genomic region encodes these proteins:
- a CDS encoding type II toxin-antitoxin system RelE/ParE family toxin, producing MFTVKHTSQFDEWLSNHKDPKVKGRLVARLRKVQLGNLGDVKPVGEGVFEMREHFGPGWRIYYTQRGKEIIILLGAARNQPRTLILPKRSNWLAL from the coding sequence GTGTTTACAGTAAAACATACATCTCAATTTGATGAATGGCTATCCAACCATAAAGACCCCAAAGTTAAGGGACGACTGGTTGCCAGATTACGTAAAGTTCAACTTGGCAACTTGGGAGACGTAAAGCCGGTTGGAGAGGGAGTGTTTGAAATGCGTGAACATTTCGGTCCAGGGTGGCGCATTTATTACACACAAAGAGGCAAAGAGATAATAATTCTGCTGGGGGCGGCCAGAAATCAACCCAGAACACTGATATTGCCAAAGCGATCAAATTGGCTGGCTTTATAG